In a single window of the Anabas testudineus chromosome 17, fAnaTes1.2, whole genome shotgun sequence genome:
- the fitm1 gene encoding fat storage-inducing transmembrane protein 1, with protein MFLNTVLVVLTDLAACLLGNTTFRRHFHLLLSAVVMFGPALSLWVSQHSVFAKRSHFLYRMFLRSGWGWTCVFVGAFVFLLSFSIRRSLALSIRHLSRLGFTGGLWLAFCKLLDLLDNATGNCYKPLVTDSVVPNVQPLLVLQEDESKSECLKAGMLWRGYEVSQDVFLLCLCCLLLAEETAVFGPYLRLGGFSDAPLRILFLFCVLLLGLWIFLLLCLLAYFPQFPTQLLGGALGCLSWRGLYKGWYCLEPNWYCPGRPGLGLLNTKTNSTDAENTQLKK; from the exons ATGTTTCTCAACACAGTGCTTGTGGTCCTGACGGACCTGGCAGCCTGTCTCCTGGGTAACACCACGTTCCGGCGGCATTTCCACCTCTTGCTGTCTGCAGTGGTCATGTTTGGTCCTGCTCTGAGCCTCTGGGTCTCACAGCACAGCGTCTTTGCCAAGAGAAGCCACTTCCTCTACAG GATGTTCCTGCGCTCTGGTTGGGGCTGGACCTGCGTTTTTGTAGGCGCgtttgtctttcttctctccttttccatCCGTCGTTCCCTTGCTCTGTCTATTCGCCACCTCTCCAGGCTCGGGTTTACTGGTGGACTGTGGCTTGCTTTCTGCAAACTGCTAGACCTTCTGGACAACGCAACAGGAAATTGCTACAAACCCTTAGTCACAGACTCGGTGGTACCCAATGTCCAGCCTCTGTTGGTGTTACAAGAAGATGAGAGCAAATCAGAATGCCTGAAAGCTGGGATGTTGTGGAGAGGATATGAAGTTTCACAGGACgtcttccttctctgtctctgctgcttgcTATTGGCGGAGGAAACAGCTGTGTTCGGTCCATATCTGAGGTTGGGAGGCTTTTCAGATGCTCCCCTAAGAATcctctttctgttctgtgtccTCCTGCTTGGGCTCTGGATCTTtttgctgctctgtctcttAGCTTACTTCCCTCAGTTCCCAACCCAGCTACTAGGAGGTGCACTCGGCTGTCTGAGCTGGAGGGGATTGTATAAAGGCTGGTACTGCCTGGAGCCCAATTGGTACTGCCCTGGCCGGCCTGGACTGGGACTGCTTAACACTAAGACCAACAGTACTGATGCGGAGAACACccaactgaaaaaataa